The sequence AGTCTTGTATCGCGAAGTCACATAGCAGAACACCACTCATGTAGTCAACACAGCACAGGAAACGGCCGGCAAAAGCAAGCAGATTGTCGGTTGACCAGAGGTTGGGGAACTGGCCGCCATTGCTCTGGTCCTGCGGCTGAGGGGCAGGCATCTCGGGGCTGAGTTCCCACTGTTTAGCCCCAGAGCGGAAGACGCAGAGTTGGGCACACATACCATTTTTTCCGCGGTAGACATTGATATCGGCAACGATGTAGCGATCCTCATCTTTGAGCCGCAGGATGCCTGTGGTGACGAAACCCATCAGGAACGGCATGTTGCTCTCGATTGTGTAGGGTGGGAGCCGCTGCACCGAGGGGCGAGGACCGCCGGCCTTGTAGACGAACAGATCTGCCGGGGGTTCCCAGTAGCAACTCTGGCTCGGGTTGGAGATGTCGAAGAGGACTTTTTTCTGCGGGTTGGAGATGTCAAAGAGGACGAGGTTGTTGTCGGTTGCCCGGAGGAAGGCATAGGCGGGCGGGGTGTCTAAGGCAATTGGAGGTCCCTCCGGCAAGTGGAGGTTGAGGCAGGAGATCCCTTTTTGAGGAGCCGCGAGGGTGAAGGCCACGTAGCAGGAGGGGCCGCCGTCCATGTCGACCGGAGCGGCGGTCTTGTCCTTGTCGACAGCCACACGAGCAGCTTCTAGACTGTTGTGGCAGAGGGTGTTGCCCTTGCGGTCCAGCATCACCCAATGAGGGAGGACGACggtctcctcctccggctccggctccggcgcgCCTCCAGTGTCCATGGCGATCGGCATCGGGAATAAAGCAGCCGCCGcctccctaaccctaaccctagtttTTGGTGGGGGAACTGATGGacgggaaggaaggaaggg comes from Triticum aestivum cultivar Chinese Spring chromosome 5B, IWGSC CS RefSeq v2.1, whole genome shotgun sequence and encodes:
- the LOC123113772 gene encoding uncharacterized protein — its product is MPIAMDTGGAPEPEPEEETVVLPHWVMLDRKGNTLCHNSLEAARVAVDKDKTAAPVDMDGGPSCYVAFTLAAPQKGISCLNLHLPEGPPIALDTPPAYAFLRATDNNLVLFDISNPQKKVLFDISNPSQSCYWEPPADLFVYKAGGPRPSVQRLPPYTIESNMPFLMGFVTTGILRLKDEDRYIVADINVYRGKNGMCAQLCVFRSGAKQWELSPEMPAPQPQDQSNGGQFPNLWSTDNLLAFAGRFLCCVDYMSGVLLCDFAIQDLSPVLRFVPFPGKNDFSDEERVERRFPDRFRSVSISQGMLCFVHIDNDFHGSPPARKR